A stretch of the Coturnix japonica isolate 7356 chromosome 27, Coturnix japonica 2.1, whole genome shotgun sequence genome encodes the following:
- the HEXIM1 gene encoding protein HEXIM1 — MADAERAPEAAPADPERGEAQPDGDGDGGRLQHRQDAAEAAGDAGDHEARPAEGGEGQPGLRPRYRAAVGRAQEWPAKKKHRRRPSKNKRRWKPYSKLSWEEKQQFDERQSLRASRLRAEMFAKGQPVAPYNTTQFLMEDHDQEEPDLKTGLYPRRNAAKSDDTSEEDFLEEAAEEDGGSDGMGGDGSEFLQRDFSETYERYHVESLQNMSKQELVKEYLELEKCLSRMEDENNRLRMESKKHGEAAEAARLLELEVDRLRAENLQLLRERDVRAAEAAPE, encoded by the coding sequence ATGGCCGACGCCGAGCGCGCCCCGGAGGCGGCGCCCGCGGATCCCGAGCGGGGCGAAGCGCAGCCGGACGGGGACGGGGACGGCGGGCGGCTGCAGCACCGACAGGAcgcggcggaggcggcgggggACGCGGGGGACCACGAGGCGCGGCCGGCGGAGGGCGGCGAGGGGCAGCCCGGGCTCAGGCCGCGGTACCGCGCCGCCGTGGGGCGCGCCCAGGAGTGGCCCGCCAAGAAGAAGCACCGGCGGCGGCCGTCGAAGAACAAGCGGCGCTGGAAGCCCTACTCGAAACTGAGCtgggaggagaagcagcagttcGACGAGCGGCAGAGTCTGCGCGCGTCCAGGCTCCGCGCGGAGATGTTCGCCAAGGGGCAGCCCGTGGCCCCGTACAACACCACGCAGTTCCTGATGGAGGACCACGACCAGGAGGAGCCCGACCTGAAAACCGGGCTGTACCCGCGGCGAAACGCCGCCAAATCGGACGATACGAGCGAGGAGGATTTCCTGGAGGAGGCGGCCGAGGAGGACGGCGGCAGCGACGGGATGGGGGGCGACGGCAGCGAGTTCCTGCAGAGGGACTTCTCGGAGACGTACGAGCGGTACCACGTGGAGAGTCTGCAGAACATGAGCAAGCAGGAGCTGGTGAAGGAGTACCTGGAGCTGGAGAAGTGCCTCTCCCGCATGGAGGACGAGAACAACCGCCTGCGGATGGAGAGCAAGAAACACGGCGAGGCGGCGGAGGCGGCGcggctgctggagctggaggtggaTCGACTGCGGGCAGAGAACCTGCAGCTGCTGCGGGAGAGGGACGTGCGAGCGGCGGAGGCGGCTCCGGAGTGA
- the LOC107325036 gene encoding myosin light chain kinase, smooth muscle-like yields MSQAEGEEDFECCDVVINSQDKVSDVYIQLEKLGEGKFGTVYRLQEKTTGKIRAGKFFRTRTAKEKQAARAEVELMNLLHHPRLVQCLAAFQGPTELVMVMEYVAGGELFERIVDDDFEHTEPSSTQYMRQILEGLQYMHGQAVVHLDLKPENIVCVSPGSHWLKIIDFGLARKLAPDTPVKVLHGTPEFMAPEVVSFEPVGFATDMWSVGVICYILLSGESPFQGDNDMETLSNITAAQWEFEEEIFSDISQQAKDFISQLLQKDPRCRLSSPGALQHPWLQQPLPRSMKALPKERIKQFLTRRKWQKTGKALLAINRLTLLSQSQDRRASETQDEEDSCCSAEEDQACGALPQRDPSSSEPPTGEEGNGSMKAAGKA; encoded by the exons ATGTCTCAAGCAGAAG GTGAGGAGGATTTTGAATGCTGTGATGTTGTCATTAACAGCCAGGATAAGGTTTCGGATGTGTACATACAGCTGGAGAAGCTCGGAGA GGGCAAGTTTGGGACAGTGTATCGGCTGCAGGAGAAAACCACAGGCAAGATCCGAGCTGGGAAGTTCTTCCGGACACGGACGGCCAAGGAGAAGCAGGCAGCTCGTGCTGAGGTGGAGCTGATGAACCTGCTGCATCACCCGCGCCTCGTGCAGTGCCTCGCTGCCTTCCAGGGCCCCACGGAGCTGGTGATGGTCATGGAGTA TGTGGCTGGTGGGGAACTCTTTGAGCGCATTGTGGATGATGACTTCGagcacacagagcccagcagcacccagtACATGCGGCAGATCCTGGAGGGGCTGCAGTACATGCACGGCCAGGCTGTTGTACACCTTGACCTCAAACCTGAGAACATTGTCTGCGTCAGCCCAGGCAGCCACTGGCTCAAGATCATTGACTTTGGCCTGGCGCGGAAGTTGG CTCCGGACACCCCTGTGAAGGTGCTGCATGGAACCCCTGAGTTCATGGCTCCAGAAGTGGTCTCCTTTGAGCCTGTGGGGTTTGCTACAGACATGTGGAGTGTTGGTGTCATCTGCTATATCCT GCTGAGTGGGGAGTCCCCCTTCCAGGGAGACAATGACATGGAGACACTGAGCAATATCACAGCTGCCCAGTGGGAATTTGAGGAGGAGATATTCTCAGACATCTCCCAGCAGGCCAAGGACTTCATCAGCCAACTGCTGCAGAAGGATCCACG CTGCCGGCTTTCCAGCCCAGGGGCTCTCCAGCACCCCTGGCTacagcagcccctgcccagaAGCATGAAGGCACTGCCAAAGGAGCGGATCAAGCAGTTCCTGACCCGTCGGAAGTGGCAG aaaacAGGCAAAGCCCTGCTGGCCATCAACAGGCTCACGCTGCTGTCCCAGAGCCAGGACAGGAGAGCATCAGAGACTCAGGATGAGGAAG ACTCATGTTGCAGCGCAGAGGAGGACCAAGCCTGTGGGGCTCTGCCCCAGAGAGATCCCAGCTCCTCAGAGCCTCCCACAGGAGAAGAGGGCAATGGCAGTATGAAGGCTGCAGGCAAGGCTtaa
- the ACBD4 gene encoding acyl-CoA-binding domain-containing protein 4, producing MADPGCGAQFQAAVRVIQGLPRSGSYRPSYEEMLRFYSYYKQATAGRCQEPRPGFWDPIGRYKWDAWHSLGRMSREEAMAAYVAEMKKVAQKVTGAAGGAHTGHTHTDTHTDTHTHTHTHRHTHTDLCCLSLPADEQQQQQQPAEQGQEERESQESLQDELPQEQQEPGAGPAPAADTHQGSQGTSDSEGEVFSDPMEQMEHQQAGRLLAERGPVPKSGPAGCEAGRAERGEGRRREGSGGADLAARGADGERLVEDDAGSPAEPRAAEQLPLPELDAHVAVTVRALQDDMKRVLERLSELELLASTQDPAGADPEELLVQAESPWPLPASPHTLLFLVAWPFVTQWLLRRWRGRKR from the exons aTGGCGGATCCGGGCTGCGGGGCGCAGTTCCAGGCGGCGGTGCGAGTCATCCAGGGGCTGCCCCGGAGCG GTTCGTACCGGCCTTCGTACGAGGAGATGCTGCGCTTCTACAGCTACTACAAGCAGGCGACGGCGGGGCGCTGCCAGGAGCCCCGGCCCGGCTTCTGGGACCCCATCGGGCGCTACAAGTG GGACGCGTGGCACAGCCTGGGCAGGATGAGCAGGGAGGAGGCCATGGCGGCGTATGTGGCCGAGATGAAGAAGGTGGCCCAGAAGGTAAcgggggctgcgggcggcgcCCACACcgggcacacacacacagacacacatacagacacacacacacacacacacacacacagacatacacacacagac ctctgctgcctttctctccctgcagatgagcagcagcagcagcagcagccggcTGAGCAGGGCCAGGAGGAGCGAGAGAGCCAGGAGAGCCTGCAGGATGAGctgccccaggagcagcaggagccag GAGCGGGGCCGGCTCCTGCTGCCGACACGCACCAGGGCAGCCAGGGCACCAGCGACTCGGAGGGGGAAGTGTTCAGCGATCCCATGGAGCAGATGGAGCACCAGCAG GCCGGGCGGCTGCTGGCGGAGCGGGGGCCGGTCCCAAAGAGCGGCCCGGCCGGGTGCGAGGCTGGGCGGGCGGAGCGGGGTGAAGGCAGAAGACGGGAGGGGAGCGGCGGTGCCGACCTGGCGGCCCGGGGCGCTGATGGAG AGCGGCTCGTTGAGGATGATGCGGGGAGCCCGGCCGAGCCCCGCGCCGCGGAGCAGCTGCCGCTACCGGAGCTGGACGCCCACGTGGCCGTTACCGTGCGGGCCCTGCAGGACGACATGAAGCGCGTGTTGGAGCGGCTGAGCGAGCTGGAGCTGCTCGCATCCACGCAG GACCCGGCTGGGGCGGATCCCGaagagctgctggtgcag GCCGAGTCCCCGTGGCCGCTCCCCGCGTCCCCGCACACGCTGCTGTTCCTCGTGGCGTGGCCGTTCGTCACGCAGTGGCTGCTGCGGCGCTGGCGGGGCAGGAAGAGGTGA
- the LOC107324990 gene encoding ras GTPase-activating protein 1-like produces METHSAQAQSRTAQPFPFLYTSPSYWLRRHIRQQYGGARLVGRRAGRGGGNGGRAGGVRARPPFCVCGGSRPASLPVTTGPVPGAVGAARARTLRCTGRSRVRPVRRCGAPGGAGASAGRCAAAAAAAAPRAMAANECGAASSASCSIAPILPSVTQQRLSPFAVPIPPSAPRPVPPPQERLWGAPEEEEAGKRVEPLDERIAAASKALREV; encoded by the exons ATGGAAACCCACAGCGCGCAGGCGCAGAGTCGCACAG CGCaacccttccccttcctctacACCTCTCCCTCCTATTGGCTCCGCCGCCATATCCGGCAGCAGTACGGCGGCGCCCGATTGGTTGGAAGGCGAGCGGGACGAGGCGGCGGCAATGGCGGACGAGCGGGCGGTGTGAGGGCTCGGCCgccattttgtgtgtgtgggggcTCGCGCCCGGCCTCGCTGCCCGTCACTACGGGGCCG GTGCCCGGAGCTGTCGGTGCTGCCCGTGCTCGGACCCTCCGTTGTACCGGGAGGAGCCGAGTCCGCCCGGTGCGGCGCTGCGGGGCTCCAGGTGGAGCAGGAGCCTCTGCGGGccgctgtgctgctgctgctgctgctgctgctccccgAGCGATGGCCGCTAACGA GTGCGGAGCTGCCTCCTCTGCGAGCTGTTCCATCGCGCCCATCCTGCCCTCGGTTACACAACAGCGGCTCAGCCCCTTCGCCGTCCCCATCCCCCCCTCAGCTCCCCGTCCTGTCCCCCCCCCTCAG GAGCGTTTATGGGGAGCCcccgaggaggaggaggcaggaaaaCGAGTCGAGCCTTTAGATGAGCGAATCGCTGCGGCTTCCAAAGCCCTGAGGGAGGTGTGA